One genomic region from Anolis sagrei isolate rAnoSag1 chromosome 7, rAnoSag1.mat, whole genome shotgun sequence encodes:
- the LOC132782294 gene encoding transmembrane protein 45B-like: MGFFIGHKVTGLSFLVYGFAWAIKHPLRFLGQKSNYSLQIEKFMHWFELVEWGGMAIVGFLGAVLEQCVPGGPFFNLYNETTHQWAALNVWQHSTMYMFFAMAGVVGFLTRCKFQIPVGLDHFMFSLALFNESMLIYTHANRMSALDKYSHHILLIPICSGAVCSLFEVWHRNNPILELFRTSMFITQGTWFWQLAFILFGPSRWDQSDPEIYVFTTLCYSWHYGSVMIFLAFTYGIIYWVLWMLNRRRGNGGEAMEIQKFNQADTKTYTALLNGSDEE, encoded by the exons ATGGGTTTTTTCATAGGACATAAAGTGACAGGATTATCCTTCCTGGTATATGGATTTGCGTGGGCCATCAAACACCCCTTGAGGTTCCTTGGCCAGAAATCAAATTATTCTCTACAGATTGAAAAGTTCATGCATTGGTTTGAACTTGTGGAATGGGGAGGCATGGCCATCGTCGGCTTCTTAG GTGCTGTACTGGAGCAGTGTGTGCCTGGAGGTCCCTTCTTCAATCTTTACAATGAAACCACCCACCAGTGGGCAGCCCTTAATGTTTGGCAACATTCGACAATGTACATGTTCTTTGCCATGGCTGGAGTGGTGGGCTTCCTCACTCGATGCAAGTTCCAGATCCCCGTGGGACTCGATCATTTCATGTTCTCTCTGGCACTTTTCAATGAAA GTATGCTCATCTATACCCATGCAAACCGGATGTCTGCTCTGGATAAATACAGCCATCACATCCTGTTAATTCCCATATGCAGCGGGGCTGTTTGCAGTTTGTTTGAGGTGTGGCACAGAAACAACCCAATCCTGGAACTCTTCAGGACTTCCATGTTCATAACCCAGGGAACTTGGTTTTGGCAG CTTGCATTCATACTGTTCGGACCCTCGAGATGGGACCAGAGTGACCCAGAAATCTACGTATTTACAACCCTGTGCTACTCTTGGCATTATGGGAGTGTCATGATCTTCCTCGCCTTTACCTATGGCATTATCTACTG GGTTCTTTGGATGCTGAATAGAAGGAGAGGGAATGGAGGAGAGGCAATGGAAATTCAGAAGTTCAACCAAGCAGACACAAAGACCTACACTGCTCTTTTGAATGGATCTGATGAAGAATGA